Part of the Nicotiana sylvestris chromosome 2, ASM39365v2, whole genome shotgun sequence genome, CTCTGGCAAtctgtctagcatctgatcactgaagggaagtgggaagtggtcttttcgGGTGGCCAGATTTAATTTTCTGTAGTCCATGCAAATTCTTCAATCTATGATAGTTCTTGTAGAGATCAGCTCATTGTTACCATTTTTTAtcaccgtcatgccacccttcttaggaacacattgcaccgggctaacccagttgctgtcagagattgggaaaatgattcctgcatccaaccacttaatcacttctttctttaccacttccttcatgttggggttcagccttctttggtgctccctggaaggtttgtgtccctcttccagcCAAATTATATGCATACAATATGCCGGGTTGATCCTcttaatgtctgccatggtccacctaatggcagtcttgcactccttgagtacctgcaaaagttgttgtgcatgcacatctaacaaactagatgagataataacaggtaatgtgcaGTTAGGTCCTAGGAACgcatacctgagatgggcgggcagtggcttcaattccaacattggtggttcttctatggatggcttggctggaggattTTCTCTGTTTTCTAAGTGCAGGAGCTCAAATTcaagagttctatcccaaaaccctctgccctctaaagccaacacccattctgccagttcttccccattcacctcatctaaatttaCCAGACATGCAGCAAGAGGGTCCTCAATAGTCAACATTTCATCATCAGCttctacgattacatccacggcatcaataagagagcaattggcgaattcactcggttgcctcatagatttctgcacattgaatgttatctcctcatcgttcaacctcatcttgagctccccagttttacaatcaatgagagctctcctaGTGGCCAAGAATAGCCTTCCCAATATTATTGGAATTTTTTCATCCACCTTTCaatctagaatcacaaaatctgcagggaacacaaatttccctacctgaatcaacacatcatccaAGATACCAGAGGGTTTTTTCACGGTCCTGTCcgccagctgcaacaacatagaagTGGGTCTAACTCTTCCAatccccaacctcttatagatcgccaggggcataagatttatgctagcccccaaatcacaaagtgctttGGCGAAAGCAAAGTTACCAATAGTGCAGGGAATTATGAAACTCACTGGGTCAGACAGCTTCTCagcaattggtctagtcaccaccacactacaggtctgagtaagagtcactatggccaagtcttggaaatcgaattttcgggacatcaagtccttcatcactTTTTCATAACCAGGTATCTCcttcaaagcatcaatcaatAGAATATTTACCtagatttgtttcagcatctccaagaatttcttgtattgttcttcttttttgtACTAGCCAGCCTCTGTGGGAATGGTGCGGGGGGTCTCTTCTTCCTAATGATTTGGTTATTTTCTTTGTTAGCTACCACCTCAACTACTGGTTCCTAGGCTGTCTCAGCTACTTTCTCAGCCTCAATCTGTGTGTTATGTTCTTCCTGGGCAGGTTGTactgtcacctctgtcagtttcgttgactcatctagctcaatgggcacGGGTATAAGTGTCTCAGCTTGTTTGCCTTCTCGAGCCCTATCTTGCTTCAAGTCTAAGTCTCTGTCATTAcgtagactcactgccatcagctattttgggccttgatcttttggatttacatGTGTGTCTGTAGGTAATGTCCCAAGAGGACGATTATTCAATAACATCGAAATCTGGCCCATCTACACTTCAATATTCTTAATAGCTGACTCATGTGCGTCTACTTTTtcactcatttttgcatttgacccaataacctATTGCATCATTGCCTCGAGTCTAGAAAACCCATCTTCCTATCTTCCACCATGCTGTTGCTGAGGAGGATGATAACCCTGCTGCTGATTTTGATTATTATATCCCTGTGGCCTTTGGTAAGTCGCCATATTATTgtgaggtctcatacctcccatgtttctaTTGTTGAGCTGTGACTGGACTGGCGTATACTGCTGATTTTGTTGGCCCCAATTTTGAC contains:
- the LOC138885313 gene encoding uncharacterized protein, whose translation is MAVSLRNDRDLDLKQDRAREGKQAETLIPVPIELDESTKLTEVTVQPAQEEHNTQIEAEKEIPGYEKVMKDLMSRKFDFQDLAIVTLTQTCSVVVTRPIAEKLSDPVSFIIPCTIGNFAFAKALCDLGASINLMPLAIYKRLGIGRVRPTSMLLQLADRTVKKPSGILDDVLIQVDEKIPIILGRLFLATRRALIDCKTGELKMRLNDEEITFNVQKSMRQPSEFANCSLIDAVDVIVEADDEMLTIEDPLAACLVNLDEVNGEELAEWVLALEGRGFWDRTLEFELLHLENRENPPAKPSIEEPPMLELKPLPAHLRYSRSARLPLGGPWQTLRGSTRHIVCI